A single Pedobacter sp. PACM 27299 DNA region contains:
- a CDS encoding LytR/AlgR family response regulator transcription factor: MISTENPSALSAIAIDDEPIALEVIKNLSSEVACIQLVACFTRTKDALAYLQQEGADLIFLDIKMPGLSGIDFLKSLSKPPMVIFTTAYSEHAVQSFELDAIDYLLKPFSFPRFLKACNKAFEHDQLRQQQQAVPQHPSAVIFIKSGYELIKVVLEDLLYAESVGNYVQFVSTAGMVRSRLTMVEAEALLSAPAFVRAHRSFLVSSARISKLDKRNVWLGDKPIPVGSMYRSMLEQSVLTNPITPHLLK; the protein is encoded by the coding sequence ATGATCAGCACCGAAAACCCATCCGCTTTGAGCGCAATAGCGATCGATGATGAACCCATCGCGCTGGAAGTGATTAAAAATCTTTCTTCGGAAGTGGCATGTATCCAGCTTGTTGCCTGTTTTACCAGGACTAAAGATGCCTTGGCTTACCTTCAGCAGGAGGGAGCAGACCTGATTTTCCTGGACATTAAAATGCCCGGACTTTCCGGAATCGACTTTCTGAAGTCGCTTTCTAAACCCCCAATGGTGATTTTTACTACTGCTTACTCGGAACATGCGGTCCAGAGTTTTGAATTGGATGCGATAGACTATCTTTTGAAACCATTCTCATTTCCGCGATTTCTGAAAGCATGTAATAAGGCTTTTGAACATGATCAGCTCCGCCAGCAGCAGCAGGCTGTACCGCAGCATCCATCAGCTGTCATTTTTATTAAAAGTGGATATGAGCTGATCAAGGTGGTGCTGGAAGATTTGCTGTATGCCGAAAGTGTAGGCAATTATGTGCAGTTCGTTTCAACAGCCGGAATGGTACGATCCCGCTTAACGATGGTAGAAGCAGAGGCTTTGTTATCCGCTCCGGCATTCGTTCGGGCGCACCGTTCTTTCCTCGTTTCCAGTGCAAGAATTAGTAAGCTTGATAAGCGAAATGTATGGCTCGGAGACAAGCCCATTCCTGTCGGATCGATGTACCGATCCATGCTGGAACAGTCGGTTTTAACGAACCCAATCACCCCTCATCTCCTTAAATAA
- a CDS encoding sensor histidine kinase — protein MKNKLLTHEILIVVLFSTILVIKAIFPDGFLNGFSELPVLLPRIGVILLFLAVYLWINLFSIPSFLKWKNNHFFAWILLLVQLLGLSFLLGLGVNAASYYANPAQSNYGGYALFAWLGYNDAPLKSISAGWDRAFIILAVYGIYAAFRTYVICKIENSGPKRRYYTLIVNQVSGFLVFYLLCPAFLFNFNLISNDGFYTAYFIVVTSMVLVYVTNTCWLFPRYLKVGKITVGFLLRLLCSTCLYSFPLFSFFSHWGALPLLWMENWAVQLLFTVPFSWWIYRQGNQQVLELRNAVMELTRSKADLQFLRSQINPHFLFNALNTLYGTALIDGSKRTANGIQMLGDMMRFMLEDNHQDFIPMQDEVAYLENYIALQKLRTLPSDQIKVEADLELSQCQHLIAPMLLIPFVENAFKHGIDPDEKSWVCMELSCTADGIRFKVRNSLPKVLYTDPERKSPGVGLNNVRERLLLFYKGRYQLKYGPVENEFIAELTLKIS, from the coding sequence ATGAAAAATAAACTGCTTACCCACGAAATTCTTATCGTTGTATTGTTTTCCACAATACTGGTCATTAAAGCGATTTTTCCAGATGGATTTTTGAATGGCTTCTCTGAGCTCCCTGTTTTACTACCGCGTATTGGCGTGATCCTGCTCTTTTTAGCGGTGTATTTATGGATCAATCTGTTCAGTATCCCGTCTTTCTTAAAGTGGAAAAACAACCATTTTTTCGCCTGGATCTTGCTGCTGGTTCAATTGCTGGGTTTGAGTTTTTTACTTGGGCTGGGAGTGAATGCAGCCAGCTACTATGCAAATCCAGCCCAGTCTAATTATGGAGGTTACGCGCTTTTTGCCTGGCTGGGCTATAATGATGCGCCTTTAAAATCCATTTCGGCAGGCTGGGATAGGGCTTTCATCATCCTTGCTGTATATGGTATTTACGCTGCTTTCAGGACTTATGTCATCTGTAAAATTGAAAACTCAGGCCCAAAAAGACGTTATTATACTTTGATCGTAAATCAGGTTTCCGGCTTTTTAGTGTTCTATTTGCTCTGTCCTGCATTTCTTTTTAATTTCAATCTGATCAGCAATGATGGCTTTTACACCGCCTATTTTATTGTGGTTACATCTATGGTGTTGGTTTATGTAACTAATACTTGCTGGTTGTTTCCCAGGTATTTAAAAGTGGGTAAGATTACTGTTGGTTTTCTGCTGAGGCTGCTCTGCTCTACCTGCTTATACTCTTTTCCATTGTTCTCATTTTTTAGTCATTGGGGAGCACTTCCCCTTTTGTGGATGGAGAACTGGGCTGTTCAATTGTTATTTACGGTGCCTTTCAGCTGGTGGATCTACCGCCAGGGAAATCAACAGGTATTGGAGTTAAGAAATGCCGTGATGGAATTGACACGTTCAAAGGCAGACCTGCAGTTTTTACGGAGTCAGATTAATCCTCACTTCCTGTTTAATGCACTGAACACCTTGTATGGAACAGCCTTGATCGATGGCTCAAAAAGAACGGCCAATGGGATCCAGATGCTAGGGGATATGATGCGCTTTATGTTAGAGGACAACCATCAGGACTTTATCCCGATGCAGGATGAGGTCGCTTACCTGGAAAACTATATCGCCCTGCAGAAACTACGCACCCTGCCTTCAGATCAAATCAAAGTAGAAGCTGATCTGGAGCTTTCACAATGCCAGCATTTAATTGCACCAATGCTGCTGATCCCTTTCGTAGAAAATGCATTTAAGCATGGGATAGATCCAGATGAAAAGTCCTGGGTGTGTATGGAATTGTCATGTACAGCAGATGGTATTCGTTTTAAGGTGCGAAATAGCCTTCCTAAGGTCTTGTATACTGATCCGGAAAGAAAGTCGCCAGGAGTAGGTTTGAATAATGTCAGAGAAAGGCTATTGCTGTTTTATAAAGGAAGGTATCAATTGAAATACGGCCCTGTTGAAAATGAATTTATCGCTGAATTAACCCTTAAAATCTCATGA
- a CDS encoding thioredoxin domain-containing protein, whose product MKVYQHPYSSNSYLYILVMMISFFLFSSSLSAAAQTLSKTITAVEFQNQLKTSPKAVILDVRTPEEFKSGHLNQAKNLDIYDPSFQDQISKMDKKQPVYVYCKGGGRSANAVKKMQELGFNTVYELKGGIMAWEQGGLPLQDAEKPKIDLFTSNDFDKMLKANKNVLVDFYAEWCIPCKEMEPSLAKLKNQFKGKIAIERINVDEAKSLTKSIKILGLPVVALYRDGIEIKRVTGFQSEQDLLNLLQQFK is encoded by the coding sequence ATGAAAGTTTATCAGCATCCATACAGCAGCAATTCCTATTTATATATCCTGGTCATGATGATCAGCTTTTTCCTTTTCAGCTCCAGTTTGTCAGCAGCTGCACAAACGCTGAGCAAGACCATCACGGCGGTAGAATTTCAAAATCAATTGAAAACAAGCCCTAAAGCGGTGATCCTTGATGTAAGAACTCCGGAAGAATTTAAATCCGGCCACTTAAACCAGGCCAAGAATCTGGACATTTATGATCCATCTTTCCAGGATCAAATTTCCAAAATGGACAAGAAACAACCGGTATATGTTTACTGTAAGGGTGGCGGAAGAAGTGCAAATGCGGTTAAAAAGATGCAAGAACTTGGCTTTAACACGGTTTATGAGCTAAAAGGTGGAATAATGGCATGGGAACAAGGTGGATTACCATTGCAAGATGCAGAAAAGCCAAAAATAGACCTGTTTACCAGCAATGATTTTGATAAAATGCTGAAAGCAAATAAAAATGTATTGGTCGACTTTTATGCAGAATGGTGTATCCCTTGTAAAGAAATGGAGCCTAGCCTGGCTAAGTTAAAAAATCAATTCAAAGGCAAAATAGCCATAGAAAGAATAAATGTTGATGAAGCGAAATCTTTAACGAAGTCCATCAAGATCCTGGGACTTCCGGTAGTGGCTCTTTATCGCGACGGTATCGAAATCAAACGAGTTACAGGATTTCAATCGGAGCAGGATTTACTAAATCTACTACAGCAGTTTAAATAA
- the gdhA gene encoding NADP-specific glutamate dehydrogenase — MNQTINEFMSKVASRNTHEPEFLQAVYEVAESIIPFTEENLKYKVNKVLERIVEPERVIIFRVPWLNDKGEVEVNRGFRVQMNSAIGPYKGGLRFHPSVTLSVLKFLAFEQVFKNSLTGLPMGGGKGGADFDPKGKSDAEVMKFCQSFMTELYRHVGADIDVPAGDIGVGAREIGYLFGQYKRIKGEFTGVLTGKGFEWGGSLIRQEATGYGVVYFVEEMLNVKNDSLKGKNVVISGSGNVAQFTVEKCIQVGAKVLTMSDSEGFVYDPQGIDTEKLKFIMELKNVRRGRIKEYADQYNCQYFPNEKPWRIKCDIAFPNATQNELDESDAELLVNNGCICVAEGANMPTTPKAIHVFERAKILYAPGKAANAGGVAVSGLEMSQNSQRYSWDREEIDGKLKVIISQIHKTCMKYGQEADGYINYGKGANIAGFVKVADAMIAQGIV; from the coding sequence ATGAACCAAACGATCAATGAATTTATGAGTAAAGTAGCATCTCGCAATACTCATGAACCAGAATTTTTACAAGCAGTCTATGAAGTAGCAGAATCTATTATCCCTTTTACAGAAGAAAACCTGAAATATAAGGTAAATAAGGTTTTAGAACGTATTGTTGAACCTGAACGTGTGATCATTTTTAGAGTACCCTGGTTAAATGACAAAGGAGAAGTAGAAGTAAACCGTGGTTTTAGAGTGCAGATGAACAGCGCAATTGGCCCATATAAAGGCGGTTTGCGTTTCCATCCTTCAGTGACACTGAGCGTGCTAAAATTCCTTGCTTTTGAGCAGGTGTTTAAAAATAGCTTAACCGGCCTGCCAATGGGTGGTGGAAAAGGTGGCGCAGATTTCGACCCTAAAGGGAAATCTGATGCGGAAGTCATGAAATTCTGCCAGAGCTTCATGACGGAATTGTACCGCCATGTGGGTGCTGATATTGATGTGCCAGCCGGCGATATTGGCGTAGGTGCCAGAGAAATCGGTTACTTGTTTGGTCAATATAAACGTATAAAAGGAGAGTTTACAGGTGTGCTAACCGGTAAAGGCTTTGAATGGGGTGGCAGTTTGATCCGTCAGGAAGCCACCGGTTACGGCGTGGTTTATTTCGTAGAAGAAATGCTGAATGTCAAAAATGATTCCTTAAAAGGGAAAAATGTAGTGATTTCAGGTTCTGGAAATGTAGCCCAGTTTACCGTAGAAAAATGTATTCAGGTAGGGGCAAAGGTATTGACTATGTCTGATTCAGAAGGTTTTGTTTATGATCCACAGGGGATTGATACAGAAAAGCTAAAGTTCATCATGGAACTTAAAAATGTACGTAGAGGTAGAATTAAGGAGTATGCAGATCAATATAACTGTCAGTATTTTCCAAATGAAAAACCTTGGCGCATTAAATGTGACATTGCTTTCCCGAACGCAACACAGAATGAACTGGACGAAAGTGATGCAGAATTGTTAGTGAACAATGGCTGTATCTGTGTGGCAGAAGGCGCTAATATGCCAACCACACCTAAAGCTATCCATGTTTTTGAACGTGCGAAAATCTTATATGCGCCAGGTAAAGCGGCCAATGCAGGTGGAGTAGCCGTTTCCGGCCTGGAAATGTCTCAAAACTCTCAGCGTTACTCTTGGGATAGAGAAGAAATTGATGGTAAATTGAAAGTGATCATCTCACAGATCCATAAAACCTGTATGAAATACGGTCAGGAAGCTGATGGCTATATCAATTATGGTAAAGGCGCAAACATCGCAGGATTTGTAAAAGTGGCGGATGCCATGATTGCACAAGGAATCGTTTAA
- a CDS encoding GNAT family N-acetyltransferase, producing the protein MVIRQATLNDISPIMELVKAVVPLMNAAGNWQWDDTYPNPAVFEKDISLHQLWLADIEGAIVGIAAITTDQDAEYAQVGWDLHETAIVTHRLAVTPDHQGKGIAVALMEQAEKEAVNRHISVLRVDTNSRNVATQKLFPKLGYLYAGEIDLAFRPGLRFYCYEKRLFV; encoded by the coding sequence ATGGTGATTAGACAAGCAACTTTAAACGACATCTCCCCAATAATGGAATTGGTGAAGGCAGTGGTGCCACTGATGAATGCCGCTGGAAACTGGCAATGGGATGATACCTATCCGAATCCTGCAGTTTTCGAAAAGGACATCAGCCTCCATCAGCTGTGGCTGGCAGATATTGAAGGTGCCATTGTTGGAATTGCCGCTATCACTACAGATCAGGACGCAGAATATGCACAGGTAGGTTGGGATCTCCATGAAACCGCTATTGTAACGCACCGTTTGGCCGTAACTCCGGATCATCAGGGAAAAGGAATTGCCGTAGCACTCATGGAGCAAGCAGAGAAAGAAGCGGTAAATCGCCATATCTCGGTGTTGCGGGTGGATACCAACTCCAGGAATGTAGCAACTCAAAAGCTGTTTCCTAAGTTGGGCTATCTCTATGCTGGGGAGATTGATTTGGCTTTCAGGCCCGGTTTGAGGTTTTATTGTTATGAAAAGCGCCTGTTTGTTTAA